DNA sequence from the Plodia interpunctella isolate USDA-ARS_2022_Savannah chromosome 19, ilPloInte3.2, whole genome shotgun sequence genome:
aatattattttataataaaatagataaatgataatatctggaaaaacaatacttacagccatttttatatattattattctgttaGTAAtgactacaaaaaatatctagtaatattcacaaaaataaataaaaacaacgtGGATAAAATCCAACCAAAACACGCACTTCTATAACTCAGAGATATGTATACTGTTTGACGTTGACATTTTCATACATAACGTTTATGACGGTTTctattattgcaaaaaaaaaaaattgtgtatacgttcaagaaaaaataatattttcatgcgTAATAATTTAGACAATCACAATCAGATCAAGAGAGATAATTACCTAAATTACAAGAAATATCAAGGGTCTTGCTTGTAAAATAATCTCAATATAATGGttgataaacataaaatttaaatatccattttttcaaaatgcaaTTTTACGTTACACGAATGCAGTCAAACTTTCTAAGTAAACGTCAGTTGTGTGTACACCTCGaaactttctttatttctagTTTTTCTAGTTTTCTAACTTAAAGTTTCACCTAATTACTTCTATCTTACAAGAATTAAGTTATCGTAAATGCTCGGCAAAAGCTCAAGTATGAGTTCTGTCAAGTTTTCCAAGAAATAGACCTTGTAAAACGAGATTGAGGAACCATCTCAATGATGGTTCCTCAACAGCAAAGGAGGAGGCGAAGACGGGCAGCTCTTCCTCGGACAGCTGAGCGTCGTTTGGTGGTGGCCCGTGGGGCTATCGGGTTCGGTTTTACAATAGCGGGACAGCGTCCGTGCGTGGTATCTGCAGTAACATCAGGAGGGCCGGCCGATCGCGCTGGCCTGAGAGCTGGAGACGCATTATTGGCAGTGGATGGTGCGAACGTGGCCAGGGCTCCTCATGCGTCTGTGGCGAGGCTCGTGGCGGCCGCGCCGGGCGCTATATCGCTGAGTGTAGCACCGAGGGAGTCCCCGCCGACGGATACTGAGGATACAGAGCCTGATGAGCGCGCGAGGACGAGGAGGAGGCATCCCCCGCCGCGCCGCAGACCACAGATAATGCATCATCCAGGTTTGTCATTGTACTCAATATTTCCatactaaatatatgtatattataaacgGGACAGTCTGTCTGGCACATATTCATGGCtaagccgattttgatgatatttggaataaatttagttaatgaggtcaaacataggttATGGCCATTGccataaaatctgaaaatcaTCAATGTCAAAGTTTGTTTAGTCTCCTTCAATTATAAATCACAAGAGATAAACAACAAAGTTGTGAAAGTCTGTGTGACGTTGTTGATCATAGTAAAATCAACTGGACAGAtttctattaaatttggtacatggccAGAATATAACTggcacatagggtacttttcatcagGAAGCAGCTAGTTCATTatcttttacttttaatacttGTAACAATCACAAGTACaatgattttgtaacaacAATTAGGGCCAAATTACAAATTAGTATTCAAATGAAAAAccaatttatctatttatttatatttcctatTTACAGATGGATAAAACAATGTAGTGGGTATGTGTATcactatgaatatttttatgtatgtgttCCAAGTTTTGCCTAGAATTAAAACATGCAGAAGGAGTGTCTTATAAAAGTGAATGATACAAGGTCCTACCAGGCAATAGGTCCTCGAAGCAACAATATTGCGATCTGCTTGGTGGGtctttaaagataaaatagaaacaaacttatttatctgaaactaaattaatatgttttatcccCTAATGGACTTGCAAACTGTTGAATTGCAAAAATGTTGATTCCTCAAATGTTAAATTCCACAcctaattgtaatatataatgcaTAAGAAAggcatacaaaataatttattgtacaaatgtATTTCTTGATCATGACTGCCCTTCAAGTGCAGtgtataaatttcatataatattagcttGACTTTTATAAAAGGTTTATTCTAATTCccattataaatgtttacggtgtgaaaatataaaaaatattacaactgGATAGTAttcacacatttttaaatctgttAACATTGCATTGGcctttttgaagtgaaaacttctttagcggcattgtgcactttttgtgatgggtagaaaatgttaaactcacgtcaggacacgtgaccctgattgAAAATTCATAAGACATCAAAATTGCacaactttaatattattcgGCCCGTGTGTAATAGATTGCTGAACATGTGTTGAGCAGTCCATTATCACACTGCTAAATCCATTTATATCTTGTGGGCAAGCATTATGATagctagataagtttatattagagaTTCCCCATGAGTCTGACATAGTCACACAAAGTACACTGAAGCCTtgttaaaaggaaaaaaatgttattcaagtttttttatagatgTAATGATGACTCACCTTCTGCTTGATTTATTgaagtattattaatatattatgcaaTTCTGcattatgttattaatatatgtttgtttttatgtgtTGAGTATTTGTCATTAACTGTTTACTTTCTATTCACAAAAGTTCCACTaactaatatacttatatttatttatttatgttttgagCACTACGTTTGTAGAagtcataattttgtatttgtgtgcTAATCAGTGTACTTGTAATATGTTGAATGTCTTAACAAATTAGTTGCTTTGTTAGTGTGAAtgttaaaatatcttaaattttgtttgttattcaaCCTTTGTGATTAACACTTGTTTTTCGACATTTTCTCCATAGTGTAGTGGCACAGTATGATATCTAGTACTAGCATATGGTATGGTAACTTTTGCTTACCTTACAATTCACACAATTGATAGAGTCGAGGTAGAGAAGAAAAAGCAATAatgtggaccctgggctccgcgACGCTTTATAGCTGAGGAAGCGAAcaagaaaacgctcagatgaggaAGATGTGTactgataattaaaaaaatataacaacctTCTACATCTACGTAACATTGGACACAAATTGATTAGGAAAACTAACTTTTCTTTCAATAAACCTATACTCATTGATTCCAGGATGCCACGCGGCGCCGAGTACGTCGGGCGTTAACGAGATCCTCCAAAACCTATCGCGGGCCCAGCTGACCCCAGCGCAGATGGTCCGCCTCGAGTGCCGCGCCGTCGTCGGCTACCTGGGCACCATAGAGACCCCCCAAGCGGCCGCCAACGCGGCTCCTGGTAACGTCAGAACCGCGGTCAGGAAGCTGAGGCAAGAGCGACGACCTGCCACACCTGTTTTGCTATCTGTACTCCCTAATTCTTTACTCCTTCGACGCCCTTCAGGTCAGATACTAGCTCAGTATCAAAGAGAGAGGATAGTCTACGCTGGGTGCGGGTCAGAAGCCGATAGAAGGTTTTTTGGTCTAGTGACGTCGGCAGAAACATCTGAAGCCGAGGAGTCGCATAGTTGTCACGTCTTCGCAGTGGATCCCAGAATGGCTGAGCATGAAGCTCATATTGCCAGAGCCAGAGAGTTTCAAATCATCTGCACGCGGGATCCAGTAGCAGACAGATGTCTAGAGTTTCCACCGTCAGCGGAATATATCGTTGGAGTTATCAGAGGAATGTACTCGTTGCCTGCAGACGATTGTCTAAGCCCAAACTTGCAGCAGATATCCAGATTAGCCATTAAAGGTGAAAGTCCTCTAGCAGGGAATTTCGCTCGATGCAATCGCCCTGTGTTCAGAATACCTCGAGATAGGGGACCCTGTAGGCACGAGGACGCGAGAATCGAAGGGCAAGATTTCGTGGCTAATTCTCCTCAACCGAGCAACCATAGCGAAGTGACCACGACTTCCAGCAACAGCGATTCTGGCATAGGCTTCCATAATGACTGTCGGAACATCGCTGATCGGATATTAGTGGTTGATTTCGCTCAGCAAGCGCCACCTGATAGATTCAGACAAGACATGCCTAGGCGACCGCTCGGATTAGTCGGCTGCAGCAGTTTTGACGCTGATGGATCGTTTCTCTCGAATACGACTCCTGTAGTCGACGGTTTTGCCGGACAAGGCAGGCCGTTGAACCTCGACGACGTGATTCTAAATTCAAACGATTTGCAGCCAGTACTTCACGTGAGTCCTCGTAAAGAAGATGACAGCTATAATTACAATCTATACGGGAACGTTGCTTCAAGTTCCAAATCGAATGGAGTTTACGATCGAGTTTACACAGAGAATGAAAGGCACTATGAGTTTGTGCCGCAAAATCTCGATATGGGCTTGGAGTTAGACCGTGTAGCTGAGACGTTTaattctgttgagatatacgAGGAAAGGTCGAGGCAAGCGGCCGATTGGCACTCGACCGAATCCGTAGAGAATGCTACAGTGATATCGGGTCATAGTAAAGCGAGTATGGATTCCTTGTCTGTGTATTCGACGAGGAGTCACGAAGAAACTCGACCGCCGTTGAGGAGGCACCTTCAAGCGTCGCTGGACGATATGCTGGTGCTTGGTTTGAGAGAAGAATGTGAGAAGAAAAAGGATGAGGGGAATTTCGTACATCCCGCGACTGTTAAATACAaggtattgtatattttattggctgcatgtacttataattacttatatatacttacttcaTATTcggtgaataaataatatttcatttcatgtaTAGAATATGTTTTGCCTGAAGCTTGCTTCCCGTAaagaattaattacaaaagaaTTTCGAGTCACAAGTTCGTGTTTTTAGCTGTGCTTTTCgtcagaaaaaaattgttcaaaaattataaaaacaaaatgatgaCTCTCGttcgtaattattatttattttataaatttgttaaaaattcgATATGACCTGAATTGAATTCATGcagaagatttaaaaaaagccaAGGAACCGATATACCAAATTCCCACTAAAGGGGATTTTccgaaattttaattgaatgaatttttatgaCTGTACGATG
Encoded proteins:
- the LOC128678375 gene encoding regulator of G-protein signaling loco-like; the encoded protein is MMVPQQQRRRRRRAALPRTAERRLVVARGAIGFGFTIAGQRPCVVSAVTSGGPADRAGLRAGDALLAVDGANVARAPHASVARLVAAAPGAISLSVAPRESPPTDTEDTEPDERARTRRRHPPPRRRPQIMHHPGCHAAPSTSGVNEILQNLSRAQLTPAQMVRLECRAVVGYLGTIETPQAAANAAPGNVRTAVRKLRQERRPATPVLLSVLPNSLLLRRPSGQILAQYQRERIVYAGCGSEADRRFFGLVTSAETSEAEESHSCHVFAVDPRMAEHEAHIARAREFQIICTRDPVADRCLEFPPSAEYIVGVIRGMYSLPADDCLSPNLQQISRLAIKGESPLAGNFARCNRPVFRIPRDRGPCRHEDARIEGQDFVANSPQPSNHSEVTTTSSNSDSGIGFHNDCRNIADRILVVDFAQQAPPDRFRQDMPRRPLGLVGCSSFDADGSFLSNTTPVVDGFAGQGRPLNLDDVILNSNDLQPVLHVSPRKEDDSYNYNLYGNVASSSKSNGVYDRVYTENERHYEFVPQNLDMGLELDRVAETFNSVEIYEERSRQAADWHSTESVENATVISGHSKASMDSLSVYSTRSHEETRPPLRRHLQASLDDMLVLGLREECEKKKDEGNFVHPATVKYKVRKPKPLNIISKTKQIFTGKERSRSEQRSKEQKDQDNLTCAASEPDLRDMGVSLLESPFLPSR